Within Astyanax mexicanus isolate ESR-SI-001 chromosome 2, AstMex3_surface, whole genome shotgun sequence, the genomic segment ccaattttgcatagccagttacccaatccactcattaggactccccctatcactagtgatgccccatcaCAAAATGAGGCTGAAGACTAGAACATGTTTCCTCCGATACTCGAGCTGCTGcttatgcagcattgccgagcagccagggcgctcggaggaaagcgcagcgactgggttctgatatatgagctcacagacgccctgtgctgcggacatcacccttttagtgatgtggggagagagcgccatctacccaccgggagggagcaaggccaattgtgctccctctgggcgccagcagcttgatggcaaagctcatgagcgggggttcgaacctgcgacctcctgctcatagtggtagtgctttagaccactggaccacttggcgccccagCAATGCATTTTTCTGAGTTTTGATTGTAGTTACTTATTCttgtttattttgcattttgGGTTGGGCTGGTGTGGGGTATGAGCCCTGTATgtaagattcaaagagtttattgtcgtGCACAGTAAAAaacaacactttataataactttcattaatataccattaattcaatgattaataactattgtttttcacactaaaatgttgctaatacatttttttaaatactaataaacGCATTGGCTAATGccaatgttttaacatttttaaatatgaatatccatgctgataactAAGTACTATGTGTAaacatttgttaatatttaaattctgataaACTAATGCGTTGTTActatctactgatcattagttaaatatattttgatgaaagttattataaagtgttaccgaaacaaGTACAACAAATTTTCTTTGCTCCTtaccaagtatgccgcataaagagaaaagtagaaaatataaaataaagccagaaataacaaactaaataagtataaatattatatttgtgttaaatttacatccaggaagGAAATCCACAACAGTAATGTGTtgtggatattatttacaagcaagtacatgattatctacagcagtAAAATATTGAAAATTGCAACTATACAATTTTAAacatgtgcctctgagaaatgtcaGTGAAAATAATACAGGCCTACTGATAACAGCCACGGATAAATCGTGATTCTTACTGATCAGTCCTCATGGTTTGGTATGGACCTGAACCTCAGttgaaaataaatagataaatacaaaataaatgtgtttattattttttatcatacgTCACTTTGTACTTGGACTAAATGGTAACATCTAAATCTAATGGTGCTGTAAGTCTGAATGCCTTGCTGTGTACAGAGCAGGGAGTGTGGGAAAGAGTCCATAACCAGCTGACAAACACCAGGTTTACGTTTATATTTAAACTGTTTGTAAGAAACATAACTTGGATAGATCCAAACTTTTGCATGAACTAAACCATAACTTTTGTGAACTCTTACAATCTTACTTGTACAGTAAAATCAGTcttacagatttgtacctaaacaGATCTATATGGTACTTATTTGTTGCTCATTCTAAAACTCAGCTTGACCCTGCACTTTATGTATCTTTTTGTAAATGAGATTTGTATGATTTTTTATATTTGGATTATTTATCTGAAATCAAAATGTTCAAATTACAGAAAACTCTTCCACCTGTGAGAAACAAAGATTACAAGAAGAAACGACGCGTCAAAGGTAAAGTTCCTGACAAGAACAGCCAAGAAGAGCAGAAGCCAGTACAGAGAATAAAATCATATGATTATCAGTCATGGGAAAAGTTTGATGTGGTAAGGAacctttgctttttttaatttatctaaGAATATAAAAGTGGAACCACAGAACTGTATTCGGTGTTGTTGATTTTATGCCCATTGCCATTTGCTTTATACAGGATAAAGCTCTTGAGACAGTGGACAAAGAAGAGAGCCCAGAATCGAATGACTCTGACTCGGAGGAGGTGCAGGTGGACAGAGACCTGGCaatgaaagagaaggagaaagtaAGGAAATTGACCATTAATGCAATTCTTTTAAAGCAATGATTCTTAAATCTTTACAGTCCCGTACCCCCAAACACATGAATTATGCTGTGTACTGCCTCTTACTTCATACAATTCAgccgctgagctttcctccaagtgcgctgtgatgctactcggtaatgatacatcagcagcagttcaaaaagagttggggcatcattagtgatagggggagtcctaatgagtaggttgggtaattggctttgtgAATTAGGGAGATTGATCAAAATGGTTATACCTGATTACTGATTGTTTTTTTCACAcaaaccagctcacatggcatttattcatacttattcatactagagactagAACAATTATACAGAATTGATTTTGCTGCTCAGTTTCTAAACGTGTACATGTTTAAAGGTAGCATGTTGTGGTATGAGTAGATATGACTTAAATTTATATactctacaaaaaaataaaatcatatagaATGCCAAAGAAATCACTCAAACATTCACTTCTCAAGaataacaaagtaaaataaattctGCAGCTGTTGTTTATGTTCTGGTTAATGTGGTTcatattatttttcattaatgTTTCAGGGCAACCAGTTCTTTAAAGACGGAAAGTATGACGAGGCCATTGAATGCTACACCAGAGGAATGAGTGCTGACCCATACAATCCTGTTCTGCCGACAAACCGAGCAGCATCTTTCTTCAGACTTAAAAAGTAAAATTCTTTTTACattcttctattgtttttaatCATGTGTGACttaagtaccagtcaaatgtttggacacaccccttctcatttaatttttttatttatttgttattattttttacattgaaaattaatattgaaaacattcaaattatgaaggaatgcaaataaaattattaagaaaataaaaagtcttaaacaagtcaaaaaatgttttatattttagattcttcaaagtagcaccctGTGCTTTCATGCCTATTTTGAGTggcagcttcatgaggtagaacctgcaATGGTTCTTCTATTGTCTGAAAGGAGTTCTAAAGGTGGTTATACTGCTTTACTGCTTCTGAAGGTGGTTTTGTCTCAAACCAGTTGGGCTGGGTTTTTATATCAGGTGTTTGTGGAGGCCACAAACTTACCTAATTACATCCTTTCTTTCAATGGTTttaaatctttaatattaatttacaatgtagtaattcatagaaataaagaataaatactaatgagaatgtgtgttgtaacttctgactggtactatattttgctttgtttttctggTTAATGGTTTCTGCATATTTGTCTCTCAGTTATTTACACTGGTACTTGTATGTGTTGTAGGTATGCTGTTGCAGAGTCCGACTGTAACCTGGCTATAGCGCTGGACAGCAAGTACATTAAAGCCTATGCCAGAAGAGGGGCTGCACGTTTTGCTCTTAATAACCATCAGGGTGCTTTAGAAGGTAAAGGTTAAACTAAAAGTGTTGGTTGCCATGTATCTTCTATCATAGGTTGCTGTGAAAACAGGGGCCTTTGTGTCATTAAATTTCAGGTAAAAATAGAGATTACATATATCAATGTAGATAAGCATTTAGCACAACTGTTAGCTATGTGTTTtatcttttgtttcttttctgtTGCTGCAGAATGTTTACGTAGTTTTATTGTGATTTGTAATTTGAAGTAGTTAGAATAGTTTaagcttattttttgtttttatgtttgtgcTTAATAATTAGATAAAATGCTTTTCTTGAAATCATCTACTTTTTAATGTTAAACAATGGTGCATGAAACAATTTATTCTACTCTTTCTGTAAGATTACGAAATGGTTTTGAAGTTGGACCCTGAAAACCTAGATGCTCAGAATGAGATCAAGAAGCTAAACCAGGTCTGCATACTGACCACTCCAAACCCCTCCATATCCTActatatatttactttaaattaattgGCTTTTAATTTAATGGTGTTGGCATGTTTGTGTTATAGTGTTTCTCCTGTCAGGCTTTAGCTTCTCAAAAACAGACAGAAGATAAGGTAGAGAAGACTTTGGTTGAAGTGCTGCCTGCTGAGGAAGCAAAGCCTAAACACATAGAAGAGGAGCAGCAGAGAAGACAGGAGGCAGTGGTGCAGAAGGACCGGGTGAGTACAGTTCTGTAAGTGGAAGGCTGGGTTTGATTCTGCAGCAAAACATAGTATGTGGGGGGCACCTGCATGAATCTCAGAAACTCAGAACTGGGTCCATATGAAAGAGACCTGGATGCATGAACATGATTCTAAGCATCTGTTTACAAAGAAGGGAGcaatatttattaaagtaaaatcaaTTCCTCAACTCTGAAGGATTGAACATATGCTTTGGGAGGTAGTGAAAGATCTTACAGTAACAAGATAGATTGAGAGCTTCATACCCTTTAGCCCACTCCTGGCAGTAGGCATGGTGACAATAGGTTCATGTATATCTGCTCTAAAGAGTCCAATTCTGTTGCATTACTTCTCTATGgggactaggggtgggaatcacagtgCATTTCATAATACGATCACAATATGTTGCGTACAATAACAATGACATCATGAAACTGTTATTCTGtgatattcatatatatataacgaGACCCAGACTTAGAGAAGttacagtgttctttaagcaccacatttaagtggaagtactaaagtatttaattattttgtacttaagtattgtaaGTAGTTTGTCGCAAAAGgcactactcaagtactgaaagtaaaagtacagtactgttttATCACTctgaaagttctcagagtgaaaggcagaacaggagcagatCAGCTAAATCACCTGATTCAATGATGATGAGCTTCATTAAACTCGGTTACAGTGCAGTGCATTTACctctctggctttagtgataatgtgggtttggaataattcgtaacatttttataattgtaatgagGAACGAAgcagcacataaaaaatatatctgagtaaaagtattaaactcattgaaaatatgtagtgaagatAAGGTGAAAgtagaaataaacaataataatccagtcgatacagatacagcattttatgcacttagcagggcattactcatgttgtaaagtaacaaatgacattgcaaaaactattattagtgccaaaatgtctttatctgttgttcgtctcactgcctcttagtgctgttagccaatcagaggcgatatgtttgcatgtatgaatattcatgagcaatacCCAAATCCTATCGTTCCCCCCGCCTCCACTTCTCCACCGGATTAAAGCTGTATTATACTGAGTcactgaagcaaaaaaaaaatattttacaaaaaacagcttacatatTCATTtatactaaagaccacaactagatattttaaaatgaataataccTTTAAGTACGGTAGTGAAGTACTTCAACTTCCTTAATAGAGTGTATAAATCATGCTTTTACTTGTGTAATCTGGCAGTCAGAAATAGGAGAGCACATTATTTCAGTAGAAATTCACTTTCATACAGTTTCATCGTTCAGTTTCATAGATGGCCCTGAAGTTTGTTTCATGTGGACATCTGAATTCATTCTGTGTTGCTCTTTTAGGGTAATGCTTACTTCAAGGAGGGAAAGTATGAGGCAGCTGTGGAGAGCTACACCAAAGGCATGGAGGCAGATGCCACAAATGCTTTACTCGCTGCTAACAGAGCTATGGCTTACCTCAAACTTGAAAGGTATGAAGTTTCTGCATATGTGTCTAAAATGGGAGGGGTTCAATGATTGACACCCTGCTGTCACCTTTTAAACGTGATGATAATCACCATTATAAACcatttaaagtaatatttaaatGCTTATGTGTGAATTAGGAGCTGCATGTTCATAACATGATTATAGGCTACACAACACAATGACTTATCTAAAGATGGAATGTCCCACCTTACCTCACATGTTACATTTTCTCCCGTTTCTACAAATATTTCATgtcttttcatgggacaaaacaatttagaaataaacataaaaatataggGTTGGCAATGTACAGCTttcttttttcagtataaaatctTCTGAAAATTATTGAACACACAGCCATAAAAGTGTACATGGCTGACAACACAAGTGAGTGCACCTTACATAAATATGGCTACATTGTGCAAAGTGTGAATATTATTTGTGACCTCcactattattgctattattattattattattattattattattattattattattattattattattattattattattattattattgcactgCCTTAACTCACTTGGACATGGAATACTCCACAGGGGCTCAATAGGGTTTAGTTTTTGAGACATGCTTGGCAAGTCCAACATCATTACTTTCAGCTTCTTCCGAAAGGCTGTTGTCAACCTGTGTGTTTGGGATCATTATCATATTGTAAAACTGCCATCGACCCAATTTTCAAAGGGAGGGATCGTGCTCTGCTCTGTTTTGAGTAAAACAAGTTTATCTTGGTCTTGTCAGACCATAGGAACAATTTCAGTAACCCAATGCTCTTGGACTGCTTTTCTTTAGAAAATCATCCTCTTTCTCAAATCCTCAAAGAGTTCTTTgctatgaggtgccatgttgaaaatCCAGTGGCTGGTATGCGAGAAttatacccaaaacaccaaatttaacagccctTGTAACACTAATGAGTTCCGTGACACCGGGAAGAGACAACAATATAATAAAGTACAATTTGGACAGTTTGGACCTGTAAGGTGTACTTACTAGTGCTGTcagctatttagacattaatgactgCTGTCTGTTGGAACCCTCTCACAGTAAGATTGTTGCCTCCCCTGTGGTGTTAATGTTGGACAGGTATGCTGAAGCAGAAGAGGACTGCAGTAAGGCCATTGCTCTGGACAGCACCTACTTAAAGGCTTTCGCCCGACGTGGCACAGCTAGAGCTGCTCTGGGCCATCTTACTGAAGCCAAGGAAGGTCTGTTTTCTGTCCATCTATTAGGGGTATGCCagatcatatcgtacacaataatatcaccaaatttatttaatactttatttaaaaaaaataatttgaaatattgttattattattttagggccatatggccCTTTAgagtagacttttttttttttactgtttgtagCAAAGGGAAAATCACACTGTTGTAATTTCCCCATAAATATCTGATagtgacagattatatctgtcccatatcacttattttacttcaatcctggattcatggagtgcattattagtatcaatacatattgaatcattgacttctgttacaatccgAAGAAATTCTTTGTCAGGGGTGTGTCATACCATACCATGTGCAATAATGTTGCcaaataaatttaatattaatttggTTGCAGTAGTGgattcttgaaattatttttttttaattcaatgtttttgcaAGAATATTGTAAGTTTTGAAAGTATTGAAATATTGTAagattattttagagccatatcacctaCGCCAACGGGCCTATTACAATATTTGGGCACCCCTTGACAAATTTGACATGTTTTGTATTTAtacacactttattttttatttgcttaatgTAACATACTAAAAACCATTAATTAGAAAATGTAGGATTATTAGAAAGTTTAGGTTTTCTTTCATGTAAagaatttgttcatttatttacatcCACAAAATGTGCCATTTGTTCAGGGACGCCCAAATGTTTTCATTAGGTTGTATATTAGCCTAAGAGTGAACACAAAATGATAACACTTCTAGAAATGTTTTCCAGCAATTTTGCAAAGTATTGATATGATATGAGGTAGTTATATTTAGAGGTTTTAACAGCTAAGAACATTTAGTGTTGTTAAAATGTGCAACATTTTCTATGTTCTTACTGCTAATGCTACAAAACAAGACACCAGCAGTCAAATATGCTAGAAAATATGATAGATTTAAAGAAATATTCAAATGTTGTTATTGTATTTGCTTTTCATGTTCATACAGAGTATAACATATGTTGATTATGTTGTTGTgttgttatttttattcattttaagattTCGAGCAGGTTCTGAGGCTTGAACCAGGAAACAAACAGGCAATGAATGAGCTGAAAAAACTGAATATGGTAAATTTTGCCTTTGTATGATGtcatcacatatttttttttaactgcagaaCTGGATGATGCTGACAAAACAACAAATTGTGTTTTAAGCTGTGTCCagtatttattgtaattaataGTTATCATTGCATGTAAATACAGTTTAACTCTTTCCAGGGATTTGTCTGACCACTAAGAAATTGTATGAGGGACTGGTATGAAAAAAACATGTGGTTCCATAATAAGTACATTGTAGTGATCAAGTGTGCTGTTTTCGTCTTAAAATGCAGAATTATGCTAACTTTCTAATGTTGTGCATTAAATATAGCATTTGTATCTGCTTAAACTAGCACAACTTTTTGGTTGTATAGAATAATATTTCATTGCTTTCTCTGGCCTTGGTGTATTTGTAATCAGGAGATGACTTCTAGTGGGCTACAGCCAGCAGAAGGAACTCAAAGAAGAACAGTTCAACCAGTCAATAAACCAGAACATCTCAGATCTACGGTGAGTCAATCCTTATTTAGTGCTAAATAAGTAACTAAATTCCCCCATTGGTGTTTTAGTATTCTAGCAGCATTTAAATAAACCCTAATATTTATGCTTTTATTATGAagtttgtgttctgtgtgttcAGATATATAAGCGttatgtgtaatgttttttttttttcttcatttttacctCCTAATATGCTCTTATGATTCCACGTTGTAATGT encodes:
- the rpap3 gene encoding RNA polymerase II-associated protein 3, which gives rise to MSGGNKAIELQMQMRQNSEDLQNFMRELETWEVDIKKKDEELRTGSVTESQKTLPPVRNKDYKKKRRVKGKVPDKNSQEEQKPVQRIKSYDYQSWEKFDVDKALETVDKEESPESNDSDSEEVQVDRDLAMKEKEKGNQFFKDGKYDEAIECYTRGMSADPYNPVLPTNRAASFFRLKKYAVAESDCNLAIALDSKYIKAYARRGAARFALNNHQGALEDYEMVLKLDPENLDAQNEIKKLNQALASQKQTEDKVEKTLVEVLPAEEAKPKHIEEEQQRRQEAVVQKDRGNAYFKEGKYEAAVESYTKGMEADATNALLAANRAMAYLKLERYAEAEEDCSKAIALDSTYLKAFARRGTARAALGHLTEAKEDFEQVLRLEPGNKQAMNELKKLNMEMTSSGLQPAEGTQRRTVQPVNKPEHLRSTKPMKRMEIEEVGGELTAVMQPQRSTAAGNSSKPGPVPSVTASFSERVMQGEASPLSCSPSAKILKIELSDTPSQPPAKDSEGDSLRKQTALHKDKKAMEQTSSLSSTSVQSESIPPPPTNGFQLEADLRKIGDHLEVSYRYLKQIHPEAYEKIFQNSLEPDILNKILKVLQCFYIKNEEPSIILAVLKSLSKVRRFEMTVMFMSSAEKKVIQELFECISHTGLEDDSVRALKKKYEV